GCAATGGACACATCCATTTAATCCAGAAGTGAACATAAGTAACAACAACATCAAGCACACTGATCATGATGATTAAGTTAAAAactctttataatattgatttattatttgacaagCAAGGCATTCTGGTAATAGTAGTAAAAAAGAGTGGTGAATTATTCTAatgacagaaaaaaaaacaaattaagcacaacaataaaaaaactcaaatatGTCTAACTACAACaatatttactgtataaaCCATATCTTTCGAtgcatttttgtaatttttccaatttatttGACATGGTCATGTCAAAATACTTTTGCATATCACGGAACGTTAGGAAATaactgttgttattatatattttgtaagaaaAATTGGGAGAGAATTTGTTGGACTTACAAAACTACCGCTATCGGACATGGTCGCCTCCAATAAAGAACATACCTCTTCGTTGGTGTGCTCTACGTATGCGCCAACAAGCTTGCGTCTTCTCATCATTGGCTCCAGACATAGCAGGAAAAACATGTACATCACCAAACACGATATCACACACAGCACAATTAAAACCACCACctaaataatacatgtaacaattaataacatattcaaTATGAGTTAGATTAACTCATTACTTTCATAGTTGTAGTGTTTCTACTTTCATAAGTACAAGTGCATCGCGgacataattctttttttgtattatttacttcaCCAATAATTGGTAAACTTACTCCGTTACAATCGCTGAAAGgaaattagataattatagttaatgccataaattaacaatttattataaacattattttaactcaCTTGCTAGGAAGAACAttagctataaataatttattatacatttctgtACCATTTACTATAGTACAAACACATTTGCAACGGGCATCTTCATATGATTCAGCctgaaaattatatgttagctaataaaatgttgaagaaatataggtttatagacatttttccATTAGCTACCTGcctatcttattatttatttattatatttaaaatatgtaatagctTGGctgttgtatataaatatattatatataaattaatgtttgtttCTTTATTCTCTATGTATTTGATTTAACTGTGcaagtttgttttattaatacagattgtaaattttcaaaaaaaataaaaaatctgtgTAACAGatggaaaaacaaaaaatattatgtatacaaaagtACTTAgataaaaagaattaaaatgacacattaattattaaacattttttaaagtaatgaaCAAAAAGACTCAActgtcttttaaatttaattttggatgAAGgcagtacttatatttataagttgtataatatttaatttatttacctattatttaataatttaataatatgagtaagagtataatagtatttaagtaCTTGACTAGGACACTTggttagtttaattattgatttaaatttgtaatagaaaattagaactaatatctaatacaatattatatcaaaataactgataaattatgatagataaatttggattttctttCTGtgatgtttttgtttattttttatgtgattCCATGTACACAGTATTTATTTCACAGACTTg
This sequence is a window from Rhopalosiphum maidis isolate BTI-1 chromosome 1, ASM367621v3, whole genome shotgun sequence. Protein-coding genes within it:
- the LOC113547863 gene encoding uncharacterized protein CG1161 isoform X1, with the translated sequence MVKIPVMVGVLSLITLLKAESYEDARCKCVCTIVNGTEMYNKLFIANVLPSNDCNGVSLPIIGEVNNTKKELCPRCTCTYESRNTTTMKVVVLIVLCVISCLVMYMFFLLCLEPMMRRRKLVGAYVEHTNEEVCSLLEATMSDSGSFDEVPPAVSLNARGGSDPMVSIANSSNVLNRFGHQQDKWKKQVKEQRKNIYDRHTILN
- the LOC113547863 gene encoding uncharacterized protein CG1161 isoform X2: MVKIPVMVGVLSLITLLKAESYEDARCKCVCTIVNGTEMYNKLFIANVLPSNDCNGVSLPIIGEVNNTKKELCPRCTCTYESRNTTTMKVVVLIVLCVISCLVMYMFFLLCLEPMMRRRKLVGAYVEHTNEEDEVPPAVSLNARGGSDPMVSIANSSNVLNRFGHQQDKWKKQVKEQRKNIYDRHTILN